The following proteins are co-located in the Funiculus sociatus GB2-C1 genome:
- a CDS encoding LysR family transcriptional regulator, whose amino-acid sequence MRLEQLQAFLAVAQTGSFQQAARKCGFTQSTISRQIQSLESELGVPLFHRTAQAKLTLGGERFLPRAGKICQEWQQATQELTDLLAGKQPELCVAAIHSVCAHYLPPVLQQFCRNYPDVQLRVTSLGSDRALKVLRDGLVDVAIVMNNRFLTASPDMVVDILYNEPIEILMAANHPLTEYEQVPWSELVKYPQVVFKDGYGMQRLVQERFLRLGANLQAVMELNTLDAFRGVVRQGELIALLPQSALVDARHDSTLAIRTIESTPASHSLADSLTDMGLSRQVVMVTTSDRLIIPPIQRFCQLVRESIPLQFKQAISSTVICSPASVISH is encoded by the coding sequence ATGCGGCTAGAGCAGTTGCAAGCATTTCTGGCAGTTGCACAAACAGGCAGCTTTCAGCAAGCAGCACGAAAATGTGGATTCACCCAGTCCACCATCAGCAGACAAATCCAGTCTCTAGAATCAGAACTTGGTGTTCCACTGTTTCATCGCACAGCTCAGGCAAAGCTAACATTAGGGGGCGAAAGATTTTTGCCAAGAGCAGGCAAAATCTGTCAGGAGTGGCAACAAGCCACGCAGGAATTAACCGACTTGTTGGCGGGAAAACAGCCAGAACTATGCGTAGCGGCGATTCATTCAGTTTGCGCCCACTATTTACCGCCAGTGTTGCAGCAATTTTGCCGAAATTATCCAGACGTGCAGCTGCGAGTGACTTCACTGGGAAGCGATCGCGCTTTAAAAGTCCTCCGCGATGGGCTGGTGGATGTGGCAATTGTGATGAATAACCGCTTTTTAACGGCTAGTCCGGATATGGTGGTAGACATCCTATACAATGAACCCATCGAAATCCTGATGGCGGCAAATCATCCGTTGACTGAGTATGAACAGGTGCCTTGGTCAGAACTCGTTAAATACCCGCAAGTTGTGTTTAAAGATGGCTACGGGATGCAACGCTTAGTGCAAGAGCGATTTTTGCGCCTTGGCGCTAATCTTCAGGCAGTTATGGAGTTAAATACGCTTGATGCCTTTCGCGGCGTTGTGCGTCAGGGAGAATTAATTGCCCTTTTGCCGCAGTCGGCTTTGGTGGATGCGCGTCACGATTCAACGCTGGCTATCCGCACCATTGAATCCACCCCAGCATCGCATAGCCTCGCCGACTCTCTCACAGATATGGGCTTGTCTCGTCAAGTTGTGATGGTGACAACAAGCGATCGCTTGATAATTCCACCAATTCAGCGTTTTTGCCAGCTGGTGCGCGAATCAATTCCGTTGCAATTTAAGCAAGCAATTAGCAGCACCGTAATCTGTTCGCCAGCCTCAGTCATTAGTCATTAG